Proteins co-encoded in one Paracrocinitomix mangrovi genomic window:
- a CDS encoding DUF4304 domain-containing protein, whose product MNTQDFKKQIGKYLGAEMRSLGFTGSGFDYRKESGDYILLVSLHGDRFGGGFWGEFGLHFKDLDSEFYKDPKKINVFNVWIRDRLRGRKNSPKRWNYMQTEEENKTQIDDFIQALTTQVIPLFQKLENGKEFFSDFPTGLFASTKVKIVSGFSCAMAPSYRIAYLGALFYEKRDPKKAKKFLKYVKSRISPEEFPEIRNDISRLEKVL is encoded by the coding sequence GTGAATACCCAAGACTTCAAAAAGCAAATAGGAAAATATCTTGGCGCAGAAATGCGTTCACTTGGATTTACCGGATCAGGTTTTGATTATCGAAAGGAATCTGGAGATTATATCCTTTTGGTTAGTCTGCATGGAGATCGTTTCGGTGGAGGCTTTTGGGGTGAATTTGGACTTCATTTTAAGGACTTAGACTCTGAATTTTACAAGGACCCTAAGAAAATAAATGTGTTTAATGTTTGGATTCGAGACAGGCTTAGAGGAAGAAAAAACTCACCAAAACGCTGGAACTACATGCAGACGGAGGAAGAAAACAAAACTCAAATTGACGATTTCATCCAGGCTTTAACAACACAAGTTATCCCATTATTTCAAAAACTAGAAAATGGAAAAGAATTTTTCTCGGACTTCCCCACGGGACTATTTGCATCTACAAAAGTTAAAATCGTTTCAGGTTTCAGTTGTGCTATGGCTCCATCCTATCGCATTGCATATTTAGGCGCTCTTTTCTATGAAAAAAGAGATCCTAAAAAAGCAAAGAAGTTTTTGAAATACGTAAAAAGCAGAATTTCACCTGAAGAGTTTCCTGAAATTCGAAACGACATCTCCAGATTAGAAAAAGTTCTATAA